The Fragaria vesca subsp. vesca linkage group LG2, FraVesHawaii_1.0, whole genome shotgun sequence genome includes a window with the following:
- the LOC101301938 gene encoding uncharacterized protein LOC101301938, whose product MKDQDAPPTLISIPSPTTTTPLIRKPDSSPSSSKAARLFVVKNRYKLWVLAAILLLAFWSMFTGSVTLRWSAGNLTGLSDDLNIPTYDDLDILEVEDREKVVRHLWDLYTQRQSGSGRKSTTRLPRFWQEAFEAAYDPLSSDVPAVRNAAVSEIAKMSIRFINVVDPFPLQSKGIREQLKRKIKETKKSKEIGSNS is encoded by the exons ATGAAAGACCAAGATGCACCACCGACACTCATCTCTATTCCCTCACCAACCACCACAACTCCTCTGATCAGAAAACCGGACAGCTCACCGTCGTCGTCAAAAGCAGCTCGACTGTTTGTTGTCAAGAATCGTTACAAGTTGTGGGTTCTAGCTGCGATTCTCTTGCTTGCTTTCTGGTCTATGTTCACCGGCTCCGTCACCCTCAGATGGTCCGCTGGCAACTTAACCGGCCTTTCCGACGACCTCAACATCCCTACTTATGACGATCTTGATATTCTG GAAGTGGAGGACAGAGAGAAGGTGGTGAGGCACTTGTGGGATTTGTACACGCAGAGGCAGAGCGGGTCAGGTAGGAAAAGCACGACCCGACTGCCTCGGTTTTGGCAGGAGGCTTTTGAAGCAGCTTATGATCCTTTGAGCAGTGATGTTCCTGCTGTGAGAAACGCTGCTGTTTCTGAGATTGCTAAGATGTCCATTCGCTTCATCAATGTTGTTGATCCTTTTCCACTTCAATCCAAG GGCATTAGGGAACAACTGAAAAGGAAGATCAAGGAAACCAAGAAAAGCAAGGAGATAGGGAGCAATTCATAA